The Henckelia pumila isolate YLH828 unplaced genomic scaffold, ASM3356847v2 CTG_384, whole genome shotgun sequence DNA segment CATCCCAAGGGGTGATTAATATGATTGCTGGAGGATCTACAGATGGAGACTCCAACCGAGCTCTGAAGGCATGGGGGCGAAGGGAGATCTTGAATGTCGAATCCTGGGAGCCAACGAGTCTGCCTACTATCTCCTTTGGACCCAAAGACTTGTAGGGAGTGCCTATTCCTCACAATGAGGCTCTAATGATACAAGCTCGGGTAGAAAATTATGATGTGAGAAGGGTATTTTTAGACACCGGCAGCTCTAGCAATGTCATTTTCCAAGGGGCCTTTGAGCAGATTGATTGCAAGGATATGAGTTGAGCCCCTGTCAAGACAACATTATACGGGTCTTTAGGACATACCGTCCAGCCCCGAGGAGGGATGTCGCTGCCCTTGACGTTGGGATCCGGAGACTTGAAGAAAACACTAATGACCCTGTTTACTGTCGTGGAGGCCCCATCCTCATATAACATCATTCTGGGGAGACCAGCAATGGGTGCCCTCATGGCAGTAGCTTCTCCATATCATCAAAAGTTCAAATTCCCTGTGGCGACAGGGTAGAAGATTTCAAGGGAGATCAGTATTCCTCAAGAAGGTGCTAGACCGAGACAGTGAGATCTAATAGCAAGCAGGTTCAGAGGGAAGAGGGGAAGTTGAGCCAAGAGGGAAGATATGTGTGTAGTGTGGAGGAAATGAAAGAAGAGCAGAAAGAGGTGGCAGTGATGCCCGGGCAGTTGGGGAAGGTTACTATGATGACCCGGGACTTGGAGCCCGAGATAGTTGTGGAATTGGAGACTTGCCTCATTCGAAATGTTGATGTATTCACCTGGTCCGTGGCAGAATTGGCCGGGGTTCATGTAGGGGTGGCGGAGCATAAATTGAACATTATTGAAGGATCTCGGTCTATCAAGCAAACGAAGAGGCACTTTGGTGCTGAGAAAGGATAAGATGACCGCAGAACAAGTTCAGGAGCTTCTCCAGGCCAGTCACATTAGGGAAATACAGTTCCCGACTTGGTTGTACAATGTGGTGCTTGTGCCCAAGTCTACCGGGAAATGGCGCATGTGTATAGACTTTCGGGATTTGAATAAGGTTTGTCTAAAGGATTGCTATCCTTTACCCCAGATCGATCAATTGGTGGATTCCACCTCGGGGTAGGATATGCTCTGCTTCATGGATGCTTATCAGGGATACCACCAAATCCCTTTAGCCTGAGAGGATCAAGATAAGGTAAGCTTTGTTACCTCCGAAGgaactttttgttatgtggttatGCCCTTTGGTTTAAAGAGTGCAGGGGCCACATACCAACGGATGATGGACAATGTATTCTAAGGGCAGATAGAGAAGAATGTGGAGGTATACGTGGATGATATCCTCATCAAATCCCGAACCCGAGATTTTTTTATATCAGACCTGGAAGAAACCTTATCTACTTTGCGGCAGTATGGTGTGAAGTTGAACCCGGTGAAGTGTGTGTTAGGGATCAAAAGTGGAAATTTTTTGGGGTTCATGGTGACGGAGAGGGGAATGGAGGTGAACCCGGAAAAAGGTGAAAATCCTATAGGAAATGCCTTCCCAAAGGACTGTCCGAGAGGTCCAACGCTTGACAGGGAGGATCACTGTCTTATCTCAGTTTATAGCTCAATCGGCCAACCGTAACTATCCATTTTTCCAGGTACTCCAAAAGGCACAGATGTTTGGATGGGGGGAAAGAGTGTGAACGGGCTTTCAAAGAGTTGAATGAGCATCTGGCCCAGTTACCGGTCCTAGTAAAGCCCGATCCTGGAGAAAGGTTGTGGGTATACCTTTCCACAATCGAACAAGCAGTTAGCACGGTGTTGATTAAGGAGGAAAAGGGTGATCAGAGGCCAGTATACTATGTGAGTCATGCGCTAAAAGGGCCCAAAACTCGATATAGTGATATTGAGAAGATGGCCCTTGCTCTGGTGATTACTGCCCGAAAACTGAGACCGTATTTCCTGTATCATCCCATCACTGTTCTCACCAACAGTTCTTTGGGTAGAGTAATGACTCACACAGACATCTTGGGACGGATGGTTAATTGGACAGTGGAGCTCGGGGAATATGATATTGAATATCAGTCAATGACGATGATTAAAGCTCAGACCCTGTCTGATTTCTTAACTAAGGCAGTGTCTTTGGGTCAGGGGGAGGTCTGAAAGGTTTTTGTTGATGGTCCCAGTGGACTATGGGGAAGCGGAGTGGGAGTAGTCTTGATATCTCCCACTCAGGAAAAAAATCAAAGTGGTTGTGAGGCTTGTTTTTTGGGCCTCCAACAACGAAGCAGAGTACGAGGCCATGGCCGCATGGTTGAGAATAGCTCGGGAAGGGGGAGATGGACATGTAATGATCTATTCTGATTCTCAGTTGGTGGTACAACAACTTAAAGGGGCTTTTTGTGCCTGGGAAGAGAGGTTGATGAAGTACTTAGAGCTTATCCAAGGATTGGGAGAGGGGTTTGTTACCTAGAGCATAGAACAGATCCCCGAGAGGAAAATGCCGAAGCAGATGCTCTAGAAAAGATGGATGCAACTGTGGGACCTCAGttttaaacatctaatctcggattaaacaataaataagcaaacaagatccaagattaaaagcaataagaaagaatatatatatattttttattgaagaacagagctcgctcgatcgataaaatcttaccgatcgagcggccaaacaATAACCCAAGTACTGTCCGAAAAATTCAAAggcccccgctcgatcggtaatatctTACCGATCAAGCGGACACAAAATGCCCAACTCTCTGCCTCAGCTCAGGGGtactcgctcgatcgataataatcaaccgatcgagcggcacagTTTtgcagaaaagaaaacaaagatGCTCTCCTCATCATGCAACACAACACCTCAAATCTcaatatacaacatgcataaCTCACTCCAATCGACATGCATAAAccaatacaaggtagttctagagttatacaatctcaaactagtagaacatgctacAGTCTAGtttaatcaataaaaacataacgAG contains these protein-coding regions:
- the LOC140871101 gene encoding uncharacterized protein → MTAEQVQELLQASHIREIQFPTWLYNVVLVPKSTGKWRMCIDFRDLNKVCLKDCYPLPQIDQLVDSTSGGHIPTDDGQCILRADREECGVWCEVEPGEVCVRDQKWKFFGVHGDGEGNGGEPGKRYSKRHRCLDGGKECERAFKELNEHLAQLPVLVKPDPGERLWVYLSTIEQAVSTVLIKEEKGDQRPVYYVSHALKGPKTRYSDIEKMALALVITARKLRPYFLYHPITVLTNSSLGRVMTHTDILGRMVNWTVELGEYDIEYQSMTMIKAQTLSDFLTKAVSLGQGEV